The proteins below come from a single Dinghuibacter silviterrae genomic window:
- a CDS encoding DUF7948 domain-containing protein, with amino-acid sequence MTKVLFGWLCGLLCGSVTASAQTGGVFRFIENKGQWNKGVVYRVEMQGAGFALGKNGYTTTLSDPKDFNRVLGLVHGLGHLTPAPDDSFLIHKHTYTVRFLGANPAPDIIPAKPEEGYNNYFIGNDPSKWASRCRIFDEVLYKDLYPGIDARYYSDGGKLKYDLIVHPGADISQVRMAYDDGVALRVRNEALHVGTSVGETVEQVPLAYQPTDSGRSPVHCRYKIRGNMVSFDLKGYDRNTTLVIDPNFYFCSFSGSPADNWGFTATYGADGSIYMGGIADAGYDTSPGAYQVNYKGGDGSGIPGDIAIIKLNWNLQFRTWATYIGGSSEDQPHSLIENGNGELIIAGRSKSTDFPQTVPAVGPNGGWDIIVCRLSADGSQLMGSMKIGGSQNDGVNIADYLTQGTNILKQNYGDDARSEVNVDASGNVYLASCTQSSDFPVRGGAFQTTLQGTQDGVVLKIDPTVNRVIWSTYMGGSGFDAAYVLALSPTVPGMLFVGGGTTSNDFPGRGGLQPGFAGGLCDGFLAWLTDAGNSVALTKSTYIGTGGVDQVYGVQFDKLGFPYIMGTTTGTWPIINAPYNVPGSKQFIAKLQPDLSAYVYSTTFGTVAEVPNISPVAFLVDRCENVYVSGWGGKVNTIEGYQSAGTAGMPITAGAVQNHTDGSDFYFFVLQKNAASQLYGSFYGQNGGQFQEHVDGGTSRFDKNGIIYQGICANCGGGAIFPTTQNVYSRTNKSNGRCNEAGLKIGFDLAGVASGLKATIAGRPGFAHLGCTPMQVHFTDTIANAVTYVWSFGDGTPDVTTTTPATDHNYPQVGMYKARLISIDPNSCNGADTSYVTLTARNNEATVAFTLTKLPPCDSLDFRFYNNSSAGAGTFTDSGFVWNFGDASPLVTTGLDSVDHRFPAAGSYTVVLDMVDTGFCNSPQADTLALNISPLVKAGFTTPSAGCAPYTAIFNTIIRGGQHFIWTFGDGFGSTEVMPTHLYSKPGTYLVKLVVIDSNSCNLIDSTSQTITVEGSPAAAYTWSPNPSQQNTPTVFTNTSSPDATRFTWFFGDGDTLGTTSRDTVAHQYNISGTFNVCLVAYNTAGCPDTTCSQISALVLPLLDVPNAFTPGRFGTNGVIRVKGFGIAKMEWTIYNRWGRVVFVSTDPDQGWDGMYKGTLQPMDVYAYTLKATFTNGVSTTKTGDITLLR; translated from the coding sequence TTGACAAAAGTTCTTTTTGGCTGGCTATGTGGGCTACTTTGCGGTAGCGTAACCGCGTCCGCACAGACGGGGGGTGTCTTCCGGTTTATAGAAAACAAGGGCCAGTGGAACAAAGGGGTGGTATACCGGGTGGAGATGCAGGGAGCGGGTTTTGCGCTGGGTAAAAACGGGTATACAACCACCTTGTCGGATCCGAAGGACTTTAACCGTGTCCTGGGGCTCGTCCACGGACTCGGGCACCTCACCCCCGCACCGGACGACTCTTTTCTCATCCACAAACACACCTATACGGTCCGGTTCCTGGGGGCAAACCCCGCGCCCGACATCATCCCGGCCAAACCGGAAGAGGGCTACAACAACTATTTTATCGGCAACGACCCTTCCAAATGGGCTTCCCGGTGCCGGATCTTTGACGAGGTCTTGTACAAGGACCTGTACCCGGGGATCGACGCCCGGTATTATTCAGACGGGGGCAAGCTGAAGTACGACCTCATCGTCCACCCGGGTGCGGACATTTCCCAGGTCCGGATGGCGTATGACGACGGGGTCGCACTGAGGGTGCGGAACGAGGCGCTTCACGTCGGGACATCGGTGGGGGAGACGGTGGAGCAGGTGCCCCTGGCCTACCAGCCGACCGACTCGGGCAGGTCTCCCGTCCACTGCCGGTATAAGATCCGCGGGAACATGGTATCGTTCGACCTGAAGGGGTACGACCGGAACACCACCCTGGTGATCGATCCCAATTTTTATTTCTGCTCGTTTTCCGGGAGCCCCGCGGACAACTGGGGTTTTACCGCTACTTACGGGGCGGACGGCAGCATTTATATGGGGGGGATTGCCGACGCGGGGTATGACACGTCGCCGGGGGCCTACCAGGTCAATTACAAAGGGGGTGACGGATCGGGCATACCGGGGGACATCGCGATCATCAAGTTGAACTGGAACCTGCAATTCCGTACCTGGGCGACTTATATCGGGGGCTCGTCCGAGGACCAGCCGCACAGCCTGATCGAAAACGGTAACGGCGAGCTGATCATCGCCGGCAGGAGCAAATCCACAGACTTTCCGCAAACGGTCCCGGCGGTGGGGCCGAACGGTGGTTGGGACATCATCGTCTGCCGGCTGAGCGCGGACGGCAGCCAGCTCATGGGGTCGATGAAGATCGGGGGCAGTCAGAACGACGGGGTGAATATCGCGGACTACCTGACCCAGGGCACCAACATTCTCAAACAGAATTACGGGGACGACGCCCGCAGCGAGGTGAACGTAGACGCCTCCGGAAATGTCTACCTGGCGTCCTGCACCCAGTCGTCGGACTTCCCGGTGAGGGGAGGCGCTTTTCAAACCACCTTGCAGGGCACCCAGGACGGGGTCGTTCTGAAGATCGACCCTACGGTTAACCGGGTGATCTGGTCGACCTATATGGGCGGCAGCGGTTTTGACGCCGCTTATGTACTGGCCCTTTCCCCCACGGTTCCCGGCATGCTGTTCGTCGGCGGTGGGACGACAAGCAATGATTTTCCCGGCAGGGGCGGGCTCCAGCCCGGTTTTGCGGGCGGGCTTTGCGACGGTTTTCTGGCCTGGCTGACGGACGCAGGCAACAGTGTCGCCCTGACAAAGTCGACCTATATCGGTACGGGAGGCGTCGACCAGGTGTACGGGGTGCAGTTCGATAAACTGGGATTCCCCTACATCATGGGGACGACCACCGGCACCTGGCCCATCATCAACGCACCCTACAACGTCCCCGGGAGCAAACAATTCATCGCCAAGCTCCAGCCCGATCTTTCGGCCTACGTGTATTCCACCACGTTCGGTACGGTGGCCGAGGTGCCCAATATCTCACCCGTGGCGTTTTTGGTGGACCGGTGTGAAAACGTCTATGTATCCGGCTGGGGAGGCAAGGTTAACACCATAGAGGGCTATCAGTCCGCGGGTACCGCGGGGATGCCCATCACCGCCGGGGCGGTGCAAAACCATACGGACGGGAGCGATTTTTACTTTTTCGTTTTGCAGAAAAATGCCGCCAGCCAGCTCTACGGGAGTTTTTACGGGCAAAACGGGGGACAGTTCCAGGAGCACGTCGACGGGGGGACCAGCCGGTTTGACAAAAACGGGATCATCTACCAGGGGATCTGCGCCAACTGCGGGGGCGGGGCTATTTTCCCCACCACCCAAAACGTCTATTCCCGGACCAACAAATCCAACGGCCGTTGCAACGAAGCCGGGCTGAAGATCGGCTTTGACCTGGCAGGGGTTGCTTCCGGGCTCAAAGCCACCATCGCCGGCAGACCCGGATTTGCCCATTTGGGTTGTACACCGATGCAGGTCCACTTTACCGATACCATCGCCAACGCCGTTACCTACGTCTGGTCCTTTGGGGACGGTACCCCGGACGTCACCACCACGACGCCGGCCACGGACCATAACTATCCCCAGGTGGGCATGTACAAGGCCCGGCTGATCTCCATAGACCCCAACAGTTGTAATGGGGCGGATACCTCGTATGTCACCCTCACCGCCAGGAACAACGAGGCCACGGTGGCTTTTACGCTGACCAAACTCCCGCCCTGCGACAGCCTGGACTTCCGGTTTTACAACAACTCTTCGGCGGGCGCAGGGACGTTCACGGACAGCGGTTTTGTCTGGAATTTCGGGGATGCCTCGCCCCTGGTCACAACGGGTCTGGATTCGGTGGACCATCGTTTTCCCGCCGCGGGATCCTACACGGTCGTGCTCGACATGGTGGACACCGGTTTTTGTAATTCTCCCCAGGCGGACACGCTGGCGCTAAACATCTCCCCCCTCGTCAAGGCGGGTTTTACCACGCCATCCGCCGGTTGCGCACCCTATACCGCCATATTTAACACGATCATCCGGGGCGGCCAGCACTTCATCTGGACTTTTGGTGACGGGTTTGGCTCGACAGAGGTCATGCCCACACACCTGTACAGCAAACCCGGCACGTACCTGGTCAAACTGGTGGTGATCGACTCCAACAGCTGTAACCTCATCGATTCCACCAGCCAGACCATCACGGTAGAAGGGAGTCCCGCGGCGGCGTATACCTGGAGCCCTAATCCGTCCCAGCAAAATACGCCCACCGTGTTCACCAACACCTCGTCCCCCGACGCCACCCGCTTCACCTGGTTTTTTGGGGACGGGGATACCCTGGGGACCACCTCCCGGGACACGGTAGCCCACCAATACAATATTAGTGGTACCTTCAATGTCTGTTTGGTTGCGTACAACACAGCCGGCTGCCCGGATACCACCTGCAGCCAGATCTCAGCCCTCGTTCTGCCGCTTCTCGACGTGCCCAACGCGTTTACGCCGGGCCGGTTCGGGACCAATGGGGTGATCAGGGTAAAGGGATTTGGCATCGCAAAAATGGAATGGACGATCTACAACCGCTGGGGAAGGGTGGTGTTTGTGAGTACCGACCCGGACCAGGGGTGGGACGGGATGTATAAAGGAACGCTACAACCGATGGACGTGTATGCCTATACTTTGAAGGCCACCTTTACCAATGGGGTAAGCACAACGAAAACCGGGGATATTACGTTATTAAGATAG
- a CDS encoding DUF7948 domain-containing protein: protein MNHPFPQTVFFTLMTMGCILGRAQSPGTLQFIENKGQWDKSVLYSADMQASGFYLNANGYTVLNVQVFDQAGKPVGTGTPLYEHAWAGGKGQLSPVKTSVAVGNEEPGGMRTVKKYTYGVQFLGTNPQAQIVPDKPSGSYCNYILGNDPSTWASHCQTYLGVIYKDLYPGIDVRYYSEGGQLKYNMIVHPGADLSQVRLEYQSVGKLYVKGNQLHIGTPLGETLELVPESFQPNDSGRTSVDIRYKVKGNIVTFSPGSYDHNNTLVIDPTFIFCSFTGSKGDNWGFTATYGGDGSMYLGGISQNGFLTTPGAFQPGFQGTTVQSAYPPDVAIIKLSPDGTKREWATYLGGKDDDELPTSMIENHNGDLIVVGHTRSADFPSYLNIGNRGGWDIFVSKLSNDGSQLLGSIVLGGSGQDGSNITDEYEQPVGAQSLKQNYGDDSRSEVIVDKNDNIYVASCTRSTGTQAAGGFPTLGGFQTLNAGGQDGVVFKINAADNTLLWSTLIGGSDEDAAYVLDISPITGQLFVAGGTASNNFPGVPASGVVQPAYGGAIDGFIAWLQDNGNSVSLIKSTYIGTGAVDQIYGLQFDRLGFPYITGTTLSANWPIINATYFTKTAKQFICKLQPDLSAYVYSTTWGTASVEGAGPNISPVAFLVDRCENIYVSGWGGIVDHGNGYPSSGTAGLPITPSPAQSTTDGSDFYFFVMQKNATGQLYGSFFGQRGGNFQEHVDGGTSRFDVNGVIYQGICANCYGGAVFPTKPPNVWAPVNGTLTAGSLTGSIGGCNEAGVKIAFNLAGVGSGVKASIQGKTFSNLGCIPLLVNFTDTIGNAVTYLWHFGDGSPDVTTTVPSTSHLYTNTGVYQIRLISIDPNSCNGQDTSYTVIRANDDSAHVAFTDVKIPPCSDLAYQFTNTSAPAPGANPFTDTSFTWKFGDNTPAIRAGTQTETHPYANPGVYTVQLILTDTNYCNAPDTAAITLRVAANVKAQFTGPTTGCAPDSAQFTDESVGGMQWNWSFGDGSTSTEESPMHYYPNPGTYQIKLVVTDTSTCNKVDSATSTLVLMAKPTAGFSWGPNPPLTNTPTAFTNTSSPDAVSFKWLFGDGDTLFTTSRDTVLHQYNKTGTYNACLIAFNANGCTDTVCEVVSAEVVPDLDVPNAFTPGRFGVNGIIKVKGFAIATMDWKIYNRWGQLVFESASPDIGWDGHFRGQLQPMDVYAYTLSVTFTDGTKARKTGDITLLR, encoded by the coding sequence ATGAACCACCCCTTCCCGCAAACCGTCTTCTTCACTTTGATGACCATGGGCTGCATCCTTGGTCGTGCCCAGTCCCCGGGAACGCTTCAATTCATTGAGAATAAAGGTCAATGGGATAAGTCCGTTTTATACAGCGCGGACATGCAGGCCAGCGGATTTTATCTGAACGCGAACGGATATACCGTGCTGAACGTCCAGGTGTTCGACCAGGCGGGCAAACCGGTGGGTACGGGTACGCCTTTGTATGAGCATGCCTGGGCCGGAGGTAAGGGACAACTATCGCCCGTAAAGACGTCGGTGGCCGTTGGGAACGAGGAGCCGGGGGGAATGCGCACCGTAAAGAAGTATACCTACGGGGTGCAGTTCCTGGGGACCAATCCCCAGGCCCAGATCGTCCCCGATAAGCCTTCGGGCAGCTATTGCAACTATATCCTCGGGAACGACCCCTCCACCTGGGCGTCCCATTGCCAGACCTACCTCGGGGTGATCTATAAGGACCTTTACCCGGGGATCGACGTCCGTTATTACTCCGAGGGAGGGCAGCTGAAGTATAACATGATCGTGCACCCCGGGGCGGATCTGAGCCAGGTCCGGCTGGAATACCAGTCGGTCGGAAAATTGTATGTCAAGGGGAACCAGTTGCACATCGGCACGCCCCTGGGGGAAACCCTGGAACTGGTCCCGGAGTCCTTCCAGCCCAACGATTCGGGCCGGACGTCGGTGGACATCCGATACAAGGTCAAGGGGAACATCGTGACCTTTAGTCCCGGTTCTTATGACCACAACAATACCCTGGTGATCGATCCGACCTTTATTTTCTGCTCCTTTACGGGGAGTAAGGGGGATAACTGGGGTTTTACCGCTACGTATGGGGGAGACGGGAGCATGTACCTGGGCGGGATCTCCCAAAACGGTTTTTTGACGACCCCCGGAGCCTTCCAGCCCGGTTTCCAGGGAACGACGGTGCAAAGCGCCTATCCACCGGACGTGGCGATCATCAAGCTGTCTCCGGATGGCACAAAACGGGAGTGGGCGACCTACTTAGGCGGAAAGGATGACGACGAACTGCCCACGAGCATGATTGAGAACCACAACGGGGACCTGATCGTCGTGGGGCATACCCGTTCCGCGGATTTTCCGAGTTACCTGAACATTGGCAACAGGGGCGGCTGGGATATTTTCGTATCCAAACTCAGCAACGACGGTTCCCAACTGCTCGGCTCCATCGTGCTGGGTGGCTCCGGCCAGGATGGGAGCAACATCACCGACGAGTACGAACAACCCGTGGGTGCGCAGTCCCTCAAACAAAACTATGGAGACGATTCCCGCAGTGAGGTGATCGTGGACAAAAACGATAATATATACGTGGCTTCCTGCACCCGTTCCACGGGGACTCAGGCTGCCGGCGGGTTCCCGACTTTGGGTGGTTTTCAGACGCTCAACGCCGGGGGACAGGACGGGGTGGTGTTCAAGATCAATGCCGCGGACAACACGCTTCTTTGGAGCACCCTGATCGGGGGATCCGACGAGGATGCCGCGTATGTCCTCGACATCAGCCCGATCACGGGGCAGTTGTTTGTCGCGGGCGGCACGGCCAGCAACAATTTCCCCGGGGTTCCGGCCTCCGGGGTGGTGCAACCGGCATACGGGGGCGCGATCGACGGGTTTATTGCCTGGCTGCAGGACAACGGGAATTCCGTGTCGCTGATAAAGTCTACGTATATCGGGACGGGGGCGGTCGACCAGATCTATGGTCTGCAATTCGACCGGCTTGGTTTTCCGTACATCACCGGGACGACCCTGAGTGCCAACTGGCCGATCATCAACGCCACGTATTTTACAAAAACAGCCAAACAATTTATCTGCAAGCTCCAGCCGGACCTCTCAGCTTATGTCTACTCCACGACCTGGGGAACGGCCTCGGTCGAGGGCGCGGGTCCGAACATCTCACCGGTGGCTTTCTTAGTCGACCGTTGTGAAAATATATACGTGTCGGGCTGGGGCGGGATCGTGGACCATGGGAACGGGTATCCCTCCTCCGGTACGGCGGGGCTGCCGATTACCCCCAGCCCCGCGCAAAGCACTACGGATGGGAGCGACTTTTATTTTTTTGTGATGCAAAAGAACGCGACCGGACAATTGTACGGGAGCTTCTTTGGTCAGAGGGGCGGCAATTTCCAGGAGCACGTGGATGGGGGAACCAGCCGGTTTGACGTCAATGGCGTAATATACCAGGGGATCTGCGCGAATTGTTATGGAGGCGCCGTTTTCCCTACCAAACCCCCCAACGTGTGGGCGCCGGTCAACGGGACGCTGACAGCGGGGTCACTGACGGGGTCTATCGGCGGTTGTAACGAGGCGGGGGTCAAGATTGCGTTTAACCTCGCGGGCGTGGGTTCGGGGGTCAAGGCCTCGATCCAGGGGAAAACATTTTCCAACCTTGGTTGTATTCCGCTGCTCGTCAATTTCACGGACACCATCGGGAATGCGGTGACGTATCTCTGGCATTTTGGGGATGGGTCGCCGGACGTGACGACCACTGTTCCCTCGACCAGCCACCTGTACACCAACACGGGGGTGTACCAGATCCGGTTGATCTCGATCGATCCCAACAGCTGTAACGGGCAGGACACTTCTTATACGGTCATTCGCGCGAACGACGACAGTGCGCACGTGGCCTTTACCGATGTCAAAATCCCGCCCTGTTCGGACCTGGCCTACCAGTTTACCAATACGTCCGCGCCGGCTCCGGGCGCCAATCCCTTTACGGATACGTCTTTCACCTGGAAATTTGGGGACAATACCCCGGCGATCCGCGCGGGCACCCAGACGGAAACGCATCCGTATGCGAATCCCGGGGTGTATACCGTGCAACTGATCCTGACCGACACCAACTATTGCAATGCACCGGATACGGCCGCGATCACCCTTCGGGTGGCCGCCAATGTGAAGGCGCAGTTTACCGGGCCCACGACCGGGTGCGCCCCGGATTCCGCGCAGTTTACCGACGAATCGGTGGGCGGGATGCAATGGAACTGGAGCTTTGGGGACGGTTCCACGTCCACCGAAGAAAGCCCGATGCACTACTATCCGAATCCGGGTACCTACCAGATCAAGCTGGTCGTGACAGATACGTCTACCTGTAACAAGGTCGACTCTGCCACATCCACGCTCGTCCTGATGGCCAAACCCACGGCTGGTTTTTCGTGGGGGCCCAACCCGCCTTTGACGAACACGCCGACGGCGTTTACGAATACCTCCTCTCCGGATGCGGTCAGCTTCAAGTGGCTGTTCGGGGACGGGGACACGCTCTTTACAACCAGCCGGGATACGGTGCTGCACCAATACAACAAAACCGGCACCTATAATGCCTGTCTGATCGCCTTTAACGCCAATGGCTGTACCGACACCGTTTGCGAGGTGGTCAGCGCGGAAGTGGTGCCGGACCTGGACGTGCCCAACGCGTTTACGCCGGGCCGCTTTGGGGTCAATGGGATAATCAAGGTCAAGGGCTTTGCCATTGCGACCATGGACTGGAAGATTTATAACCGGTGGGGGCAGCTGGTGTTTGAATCGGCAAGCCCCGATATCGGCTGGGACGGGCACTTCAGGGGACAGCTTCAGCCCATGGACGTGTATGCGTATACGTTGAGCGTGACGTTTACGGATGGAACGAAGGCGCGGAAAACGGGAGATATCACACTCCTTCGTTAA
- the recG gene encoding ATP-dependent DNA helicase RecG gives MTSILSSPIEYLKGVGPQRADLLKKELQVFTFKDLLDCFPFRHVDKTQVRPIRELSPQSDYAQVSGTVISIEEQGEKRGKRLVAVVTDGTGMLELTWFQGIPWALKRIQRGGRYLVFGKVGFFMGRPQIVHPELEEFSEEKVNGKPFLEPVYPSTEKLKARGLNGRQIGKLVWQLFEALGPRDLPENLPAELVERFRFLSRYETYRQVHFPARPELQTKAVDRLKFEEFFFAQLRLNILKIQRHKESHGPLFAKVGDLFNTFYKDCLPFELTNAQKRVLREIRQDTGLGKQMNRLLQGDVGSGKTIVAVLALLLAVDNGFQGCLMAPTEILAQQHFEGISRLLEPLDVRVALLTGSTRSKERKEVLRNLQEGSVHIVIGTHALIEDPVQFRALGLAIVDEQHRFGVAQRASLWKKSVVPPHILVMTATPIPRTLAMTAYGDLDYSIMDELPPGRQPIVTVHRHESGRPKVMDFIKSEIAKGRQAYIIFPLIEESEKLAYEDLMKGYDNVKAYFPEPTYWISMVHGRQASDVKETNMQRFVQGDTQIMVSTTVIEVGVNVPNASVMVIESSEKFGLSQLHQLRGRVGRGSEQSYCILMTGSKLGQEARERIKVMTSTQNGFEIAEKDLELRGPGDIEGTRQSGELNFRLASIVQDKQWLELAKREAVRIAEADPELLSDDHRPIREFLLSQKGKTAWSKIS, from the coding sequence TTGACCTCCATACTATCCAGTCCGATCGAGTACCTGAAAGGGGTCGGGCCGCAAAGGGCCGATCTGCTGAAAAAAGAATTGCAGGTATTTACCTTTAAGGACCTTCTGGACTGTTTTCCATTCCGTCACGTGGACAAAACACAGGTGCGGCCCATCCGGGAGCTGTCGCCTCAGTCGGACTATGCCCAGGTGTCGGGAACGGTCATCAGCATAGAGGAGCAGGGGGAGAAGCGCGGAAAACGGTTGGTGGCGGTAGTGACGGATGGTACGGGGATGCTGGAGCTGACGTGGTTCCAGGGGATTCCGTGGGCGCTGAAGCGCATCCAGCGGGGGGGGCGTTACCTGGTCTTTGGAAAAGTCGGTTTTTTTATGGGGCGGCCGCAGATCGTCCATCCGGAGCTGGAGGAATTCAGCGAGGAAAAGGTCAACGGGAAGCCTTTCCTGGAGCCGGTGTATCCGAGTACGGAAAAACTAAAGGCGAGGGGGTTGAACGGGCGCCAGATCGGCAAACTGGTGTGGCAGCTTTTCGAGGCCCTGGGTCCCAGGGACCTGCCGGAAAATCTGCCGGCGGAATTGGTGGAACGGTTCCGCTTTCTTTCGCGGTACGAGACGTACCGGCAGGTGCACTTCCCCGCCCGGCCGGAGCTTCAGACAAAGGCGGTGGACCGGCTGAAGTTCGAGGAGTTCTTTTTTGCCCAGCTCCGGTTGAACATTTTGAAAATCCAACGGCACAAGGAGTCGCATGGGCCTTTGTTTGCAAAGGTGGGCGACCTGTTCAATACTTTTTATAAAGACTGTCTGCCCTTCGAGCTGACCAACGCACAGAAAAGGGTGCTTCGGGAAATCCGCCAGGACACGGGTTTGGGCAAACAAATGAACCGTTTGCTCCAGGGGGATGTGGGGAGCGGCAAAACGATCGTGGCGGTGCTCGCGCTGCTCCTGGCGGTGGACAACGGGTTCCAGGGGTGTCTCATGGCGCCGACGGAAATCCTGGCCCAACAGCACTTTGAAGGAATCAGCCGGTTGCTGGAGCCGTTGGACGTGCGCGTGGCTTTGCTGACGGGGTCGACGCGTTCCAAGGAAAGAAAGGAGGTCCTCCGGAATTTGCAGGAAGGGAGCGTCCACATCGTCATCGGAACCCATGCGCTGATCGAGGACCCGGTACAATTCCGCGCGCTCGGGTTGGCGATTGTTGACGAGCAGCACCGGTTTGGGGTGGCCCAGCGCGCGAGTCTTTGGAAAAAGTCGGTGGTGCCGCCGCACATCCTGGTGATGACGGCGACACCGATCCCCCGGACGCTGGCGATGACGGCGTATGGGGACCTGGACTATAGCATCATGGACGAACTGCCACCCGGGCGCCAGCCGATCGTGACGGTGCACCGTCATGAATCGGGCCGGCCGAAGGTGATGGATTTTATCAAGAGCGAGATCGCCAAGGGGCGGCAGGCGTATATTATTTTCCCCCTGATCGAAGAATCTGAAAAACTGGCTTACGAGGATCTGATGAAGGGGTACGACAACGTGAAGGCGTATTTCCCGGAGCCGACTTATTGGATCAGCATGGTGCATGGACGCCAGGCCTCGGACGTCAAGGAAACGAACATGCAGCGGTTTGTCCAGGGTGATACGCAGATCATGGTCTCCACGACGGTGATCGAGGTGGGGGTGAACGTACCGAATGCGTCGGTGATGGTGATCGAGAGCTCGGAGAAGTTCGGGCTTTCCCAGCTCCACCAGCTACGGGGCCGGGTGGGCCGGGGGAGTGAACAGAGCTATTGTATCCTGATGACGGGTTCGAAGCTGGGTCAGGAGGCCCGGGAGCGGATCAAGGTGATGACGTCTACCCAGAACGGGTTTGAGATCGCGGAAAAGGACCTGGAGCTCCGGGGGCCGGGGGATATAGAGGGAACGCGTCAAAGCGGGGAATTAAACTTTCGCCTGGCCTCTATTGTCCAAGACAAGCAATGGCTGGAGTTGGCCAAACGGGAAGCCGTGCGGATCGCCGAAGCCGATCCGGAGCTGCTGTCGGACGACCATCGCCCCATTCGGGAGTTTCTTTTGTCTCAAAAGGGTAAAACCGCCTGGAGTAAAATATCTTAG
- a CDS encoding MgtC/SapB family protein, producing MHANIEDIYKLLVALGLGAVLGLEREYRSKAAGFRTLTMISVGACLFTILSQMIGGAGNPDRIASNVVQGIGFLGAGVIFKDNFSVSGLTTATAIWVSSAIGMAAGSGSFALAAFTTAAALVVLSAFEIIQSRVDRLHQYRQYRVSYKMEELTASHVEDDFKRSGLRYRKQKQSRDGMVVTSWYEVFGNEGCFQALDKVLLADERILSFDN from the coding sequence ATGCACGCAAACATAGAGGACATCTACAAACTCCTAGTGGCGCTCGGCCTGGGCGCGGTACTGGGACTGGAACGGGAATACCGCAGCAAGGCGGCGGGGTTCCGGACGCTGACGATGATCAGCGTGGGGGCTTGTCTTTTTACGATCCTTTCCCAGATGATCGGGGGGGCCGGGAACCCGGACCGGATCGCCTCTAACGTCGTCCAGGGGATTGGTTTCCTGGGGGCGGGGGTGATCTTTAAGGATAATTTTTCGGTGTCGGGGCTGACGACGGCGACGGCGATATGGGTGTCGTCGGCGATCGGGATGGCTGCGGGCTCGGGGAGTTTCGCGTTGGCTGCCTTCACTACCGCGGCGGCGCTGGTTGTGTTGTCTGCTTTTGAGATTATCCAAAGCAGGGTGGACCGGCTGCACCAGTACCGGCAGTATAGGGTTTCCTATAAAATGGAAGAGCTGACCGCGAGCCATGTGGAGGACGATTTTAAGCGCAGCGGGTTGCGATACCGTAAGCAAAAACAAAGCAGGGATGGGATGGTCGTTACCAGCTGGTACGAGGTGTTTGGAAACGAGGGTTGTTTCCAGGCGCTGGATAAGGTACTGCTGGCGGACGAGCGTATCCTGTCGTTCGATAATTGA
- a CDS encoding ThuA domain-containing protein: protein MQNKRFRVLYIVALVILGGAFSAAALAAKHRPRVLVFSKTGGYRHGSIGVGKLAIMALGKDNGFDVDTSEDASVFTDKNLAKYGAIVFLSTTGHILDTPQQMAMERFIESGKGFVGIHAATDTEYDWGWYGKLVGAYFLKHPAQQQATLHVVDRDDLSTRHLPETWSRFDEWYNFKNIQPDLHVLITIDEHSYTGGVNGDPHPMAWKHSYDGGRAFYTELGHTDASWQDPLYLKHVLGGIKYALGEK, encoded by the coding sequence ATGCAAAACAAAAGATTTCGCGTCCTGTATATCGTTGCCCTGGTCATCCTGGGCGGCGCCTTCTCCGCGGCTGCCCTCGCGGCCAAACACCGTCCCCGTGTCCTTGTCTTTAGTAAAACGGGGGGGTACCGTCATGGCTCCATCGGCGTGGGGAAGCTGGCCATCATGGCGCTGGGTAAAGACAACGGGTTTGACGTCGATACGTCGGAGGATGCTTCGGTCTTTACGGACAAAAACCTGGCGAAGTACGGGGCGATTGTATTCCTGAGCACCACGGGGCACATCCTGGACACGCCCCAGCAAATGGCGATGGAACGCTTTATCGAATCGGGGAAGGGTTTTGTCGGGATACACGCAGCCACGGATACGGAATACGATTGGGGATGGTATGGCAAACTGGTGGGCGCTTACTTCCTCAAACACCCGGCCCAGCAGCAGGCGACGCTGCATGTGGTGGATCGCGATGACCTGTCTACGCGCCACCTGCCGGAGACATGGAGCCGTTTTGACGAATGGTATAACTTCAAGAATATACAGCCCGACCTGCACGTGTTGATTACTATTGACGAGCACAGCTATACAGGGGGTGTTAACGGGGATCCGCATCCGATGGCCTGGAAGCATTCGTATGACGGCGGGCGCGCCTTTTATACGGAGCTGGGGCATACGGATGCGTCGTGGCAGGATCCGTTGTACCTGAAGCACGTGTTGGGGGGCATCAAATACGCATTGGGGGAAAAATAA